The genomic segment GTCGGCGGTCACCACCGCGCCGGGCTGGCCGGCATCGGCGTCATTCTTGGCAAGGCCCGCCTGATCGTCGAGCACTTCGCTCACCGGCAGCGCGGCGGTGTTGTCCGAGGTCTTGACCGAGGCGGCGGCGCCGGTCTTCACATCGGCGATGCCGTATTGCGAGAGCGCGGCATCCGAGCCGAGCGAGGGGTTGGGCGCCACGACGCCGGCGTTTTGCGGGGCCTCGGCCATCGGCTGCGAGGCGATGCCCATCTTGTAATCGATCAGGCCGTGTTGGCCATCGGCGTCACTGGCCTGCGCGGCGAAGGGCAGGGCAAGGGCGCCGGCGGTGATCATCGAGCTCATCAGAAGGGTCGAACGTTTCATGGTCTCTCTCCTTTGCAATCTTGCGATCGGGAAGCGCCATCGGTGGCGCAGATGCCTCACCAACGTGCCGGGCGGGAAATGGGTCCGCCGTGGGGGCAAACGCTTGCGTGAGCGAGAGGTGAGAAACCGTGATGGAACGCCCCGGCCGGGCTGCGCCGGGCCTTGGGCAAAAAAAATGGCCGAGACGAAGCTCGGCCTTAGTCCAACAGGGAGGTAGAAGCTGCTGAGAGTTTCCTCTGATCAGCGGCTTCGATGCTGCATTTATGGGCGGTTTGTGAATCGTTCAAGGAGAATCGTGCTGCGCATGCAGCATATCAGCCATGCGGCTGCGGCATGGCTGGTTAATCGCCGATCAGATCGCCGGTTTGCTGGCGCCGGTAGGCGGAGATTTCCTCCTGCACGAAATCGCGGAAGGCGGTGACGCGGCGCGATTGGCGCAGCTCTTCGGGATAGGCGAGGAACACCGGCACCTCGATCGACTCGATCTCTGGCAGGACGCGTTCGAGCGCGGGGAAATCGACGGTGAGATAATCGGGCAGGACGCCGATGCCGATATGGTTCAACACGCCCTGCAAGACGCCGAAATAGTTGTTCACCGTCAGCGTCGAATGCACCTCCTGCGCGAGGATCTGCTGCACGAGCTGGGCGCCGGCGGAGACCTGCGGGGTCGCGGGGTTCTGGCAGATCAGCCGATGTTTGGCGAGATCTTCGAGCCGGTGCGGGCGGCCTGCGCGCTCAAGATATTGGGGCGAGGCGTAAAGGCGCATCTTGATGTTGAGAAGCCGCTTGCGGATCAGATCCGCCTGCGCGGGCTCCTTCATGCGGATCGCGACATCGGCCTCGCGCATCGGCAGATCGAGCACACGCTCCTCGAGCAGCAGGTCGATCTTCAGCTCGGGGTAGCGCTCGTAGAGCTTCACCAGCCGCGGCGCGAGCCACAGCGTGCCAAAGCCCACCGTCGTCGTCACCCGCAGCTCGCCAAAGACCTCCTCCTCGGAATCGCGGATCCGCGCCGCGGCGCTGTCGAGCTTTTTCGCCATCGTCGAGGTCGCCTCGAAGAGCAGTTCGCCCTGTTCGGTCAGGATCAGCCCGCGCGCATGGCGGTGAAAGAGCGTCGTGCCAAGCGCCTCCTCGAGCGCCCGGATCTGCCGGCTGACGGCCGATTGCGACAGGTGCAGCGCATCGCCCGCATGCGTCAGCGAGCCGGCATCCGCCACGGCGTGAAAAATTCTCAGCTTGTCCCAATCCATGGCGGCTCTCTCGATACTGGTACGCGGCAGGCGCGCGAGTTCTATCCTAACCCAGCGTGGATTAACAAACATGTTTCGTCTGAAATCCTTGTGAGGCCAAGATATTTCGGCATTTCCCGGCCCTTGGCGCCGGGCGCGTTCACAAACCGCCCAAACCGCAGGCAGAACGCATTTCGGGCGTTTATTTCCCACCGCGAGAGGCTTAGAAGGGGCCATCCGCCCCGGCGATGCGACCGGCGGCGAGGCTCGGGGAGGCAGGCATGGCGGTTGGGATTTTCGATAGCGGGCTGGGCGGGCTGACGGTCTATGCGGCGGTCGCGCAGCGGCTGCCCGAGATGGCCTTCGTCTATTACGGCGACAACGCCCATGCGCCCTACGGCGTGCGCGACGCCGAGGATATCTTCAACCTGACCTGCGCGGGGGTCGAGCGGCTCTGGGCGGAGGGCTGTGATCTGGTGATCCTCGCGTGCAACACCGCCTCGGCGGCCGCGCTCAAGCGCATGCAGGAAAGCTGGATCCCGAAAGACAAGCGCGTGCTGGGCGTCTTCGTGCCGATGATCGAGGCGCTGACCGAGCGCAAATGGGGCGACAACTCGCCGCCGCGCGAGGTTGCGGTGAAACATGTGGCGCTGTTCGCCACCCCCGCGACGGTGGCCTCGCGCGCCTTCCAGCGCGAGCTTGCCTTCCGCGCGATCGGGGTCGATGTCGAGGCGCAACCCTGCGGCGGCGTCGTCGATGCGATCGAGGCGGGCGATGAGATCCTGGCCGAGGCGCTGGTGAAAAGCCATGTCGAGGCGCTCAAGCGCCGGATGCCGCACCCCGAGGCCGCAATCCTCGGCTGCACGCATTACCCCTTGATGCAAAACACCTTTCAGCAGGCGCTGGGCCCCAATGTCACGGTCTATAGCCAGGCCAATCTGGTCGCCGAGAGCCTTGCCGATTACCTCACCCGCCGGCCTGAATTCGTCGGCCCGGGCACCGTCTCGAAATTCCTCACCACCGGCGATCCGGCCTCGGTCTCGGCCCATGCGACGCAGTTCCTGCGCCGGCCGATCCGGTTCGAAGCCGCCTGAAACCCTCCCAGAACGGAGCGCGACATGACCAAGAAAATCGCCATTCTCGGCGCCTCGGGCTACACCGGCGCAGAGCTCGCCCGGATCATCGCCACCCATCCCGAAATGGAGATCGTCGCGCTTTCGGGCGATCGCAAGGCGGGGATGTCGATGGGCGAGGTGTTCCCGCATCTGCGCCATCTCGGCCTGCCCGATCTGGTGAAAATCGAGGAGATCGATTTTTCCGCCGTCGATCTGGCGTTTTGCGCGCTGCCGCATGCGACGAGCCAGGCGGTGATCGCCGAGCTGCCGCGCGACCTCAAGGTCGTCGATCTCTCGGCCGATTTCCGGCTGCGCGACCCGGCGGAATATGAAAAATGGTATGGCAAGCCGCATTCGGCGGTCGAGCTGCAGAAAGAGGCAGTTTACGGGCTGACCGAATTCTACCGCGACGAGATCCGCGGCGCGCGGCTTTGCGCGGGCACCGGCTGCAACGCGGCCGCCGGGCAATATGCGATCCGGCCGCTGATCGAGGCGGGGGTGATCGATCTTGACGAGATCGTGATCGACCTCAAGGCGGGCGTTTCGGGCGCCGGGCGCTCGCTGAAGGAAAACCTGCTCCACGCCGAGCTCGCGGGCGGCACGATGCCCTATTCGGCCGGCGGCAAGCACCGCCACCTGGGCGAATTCGATCAGGAATTCAGCCTCTTGGCGGGCCGCCCGGTGCGGATCCAGTTCACGCCGCACCTGATGCCCTTCAACCGCGGCATCCTCGTCGACGCCTATGTGCGCGGCGAGCCGGAGGCGATCCATGCGGCGCTGGCGGCGCGCTATGCCGAGGAGACCTTCCTCGAGGTGCTACCTTTCGGCGCACTCCCCTCGACACGCTCGATCGCAGGCTCCAATTTCGTCCATGTCGGTGTCATCGGCGACCGGATCCCGGGCCGGGCCGTCGTCATGGTGGCGCTCGACAACCTGACCAAGGGCTCCTCGGGGCAGGCGATCCAGAACGCCAACCTGATGCTCGGGCTGCCGGAAACCGCGGGGCTGATGCTCGCGCCGGTCTTCCCGTGAGCTTGATTTAAGTCAGGGAAACAAGGGACGGGCGGCGCGATAAGCGCCGCATTGAGGAGGGAACGCGAATGAAAAGCCTCAAGAAGAAACGTCGGATCCAGGTTCTGGCGGTGGCGGCGGTGGCGCTGGCGCTCTCGACCGCGATGATCGGTTACGCGATGCGCGACGGGATCAATTTCTTCCGCGCGCCCTCGCAGCTCTCGGAGAACCCGCCCAAACCCGGCGAGGTCTTCCGCCTCGGCGGGTTGGTCGAGAAGGGCTCGATCAAGCGCGGCGCGGGCGAGACGGTGACCTTCGCGGTCACCGATGGCGGCGCGACGGTGCCGGTGCGCTTCACCGGCGTGCTGCCCGATCTCTTCGGCGAGAATCAGGGCATGATCGGCACCGGCTCGATGGAGGGCGATACTTTCGTCGCCAAGGAGATCCTCGCCAAGCACGACGAGAGCTACATGCCCAAGGAAGTCGTCGATGCGCTGAAGGAACAGGGCGTCTACAAGGACCCGAACTCCTGAGCGCGCGGCCCGTTCCGGGGCCGTTAACCGCCGCTTGAGACAGTTTCCCGGGGGAGCTTGGGGAATTGGATCATGAAATCAGTCAGAGAAATCGCGCAGGAGATCGTCGCTCGCGAGGGCGGCTTTGTCGACGACCCCGACGACCCGGGCGGGGCCACGAAATATGGCGTGACGCTGGCCACGATGCAGCGTCTCGGGCTCGACCTCAACCATGACGGCAAGATCACCGCGCGCGATGTCAGCGCGCTGAGCCGCGCGCAGGCGGTGCAGATCTTTGTGAGCCATTACTTCGAGGCGCCGAAGATCGGCGCGCTGCCCGAGGCGCTGCAGGCGAGCGTCTTCGACATGTATGTCAACGCCGGCGCGAACGCGATCAAGATCCTGCAAAGGCTGCTGAACCGGATGGGCCAGAGCGTCGCTGTGGATGGCGTGATCGGGCCGCAGACGATCGCGGCGGCGCAGGCGGCGGCGGAGGCCGCGCCCGATCTGATCGCCGATGCCTATGGGATCGAGCGGCGCAACTACTACTACAGCCTCGCCGACGCCCGCCCCGCGAGCCGCAAATTCGCGACGACGAAAAAGGGCGGCAAGGGCGGCTGGATCACCCGCGCCGAGGAATTCATCGCGCCGCGGTTTCATCTGACCGAGGCGCAGCACAAGGCGAGGGTGGCGAAATGGGGCTGATCAGCAAGGTGTTTGGCGGTGCGGCGGCGACGACCGCGCTCGGCAATGCGGCGACCGCGGTGGCCGAGGTCTTCGTGCCCAATGCGACGAAGACGATGGAGGCCTCGCAGGCGGCCTACCGGGCCGCGCTCGATGAGCATGGCGCCGAGTTCCAACATATCCGCCCCGGGTTTTTCGACCGCTTCGTCAATGGCTTGAACCGGATGCCCCGACCGATGCTCGCGCTCGGCACGCTCTCGCTCTTCATCTATGCGATGGTCGATCCGGCGGGGTTCTCGGAGCGGATGATCGGGCTCAACTATGTGCCCGAGCCGCTCTGGTGGCTACTCGGCGCGATCGTGAGCTTCTATTTCGGGGCCCGCGAAGCGCATTACTTTCGCACCAAGCCCGTTCCGGGCGCCCCGGCTACCGCAAGCGCCGGGGCTGAGGAGAATGCCGCGCTGATCGAACTCGGCGCGCGCCAGGCGGCAAGCTGAGGCAGAGGGCGCCGCCCCCTCGGGCTGCGCCCTCACCCCCGGGATATTTGTCCATCGTTGAAGGGAATATCGCCCTGCATTCAACGATGTGCAAAGATCCCGGGGGAGCCCCGAAGGGGCGCGGGCAAAGCCCCCAGTCAGGTGCGGATGCCGGCGAAACGGGTTTGCCACTCCTCGCGCTCTTCGTCGGAGACCTTGCGGAAGAGCACCTCGGGCGTGGTGAAGGCATGGCCCGGGGGGAGGGCGGTGAGCGCGGCGCGCAGGTCGGTGGGCCAGCTGCGATCCTCGGTTTGCATCGCCTCCAGCATGATCTCGGTCGCGTCGGGAATGAAGGGCGCCGACAGGATCGCGTAGATCCGAACGAGGTTGAGGGCGAGGCGGGCCTGCGCGGCCGCCTGGGCCGGGTCGGTCTTGAACACCGTCCAGGGCGCGGCCGATTGCAGATATTCATTCCCCGCGACCCAGATCGCGCGCAGCTCCGCCGCCGCCTTGCGGACCTCTTTTTCATCCATGTAGCGCTCGTAATCCGCCAGCCGCGCGGTCAGTTCGGCCAGGAGAGCCTCCTCCCGCTCACCCCAGGCGCCGCCCTCGGGCAGCGCTTCGCCGAATTTCGAGCGGGTGAATTTGGTGATGCGGCTCACGAAATTGCCCAGCACATCGGCCAGATCCTTGTTCACCGAGCTCTGGAAATTCTCCCAGGTGAACTCGGCATCCGAGCTTTCCGGCGCATGGCTGAGCAGCCACCAGCGCCAGTAATCCGAGGGCAGGATCTCGAGCGCCTGATCCATGAAAACGCCGCGCCCGCGCGAGGTCGAGAACTGGCCGCCATCATAGTTCAGGTAGTTGAACGACTTGATGTAATCGACGAGCTTCCAGGCCTCGCCCTCGGCCTGATTGACGCCGAGGATCGTCGCGGGGAAGCCGATCGTGTGGAAGGGCACGTTGTCCTTGCCCATGAACTGGGTGTAGGTCACCTCGTCCGCACCCTTGTCGGTGCGCCACCAGCGCGCCCAGTCGCCGCCCGTCTTGTCGGCCCATTCCTGCGTCGCGGCGATATATTCGATCGGCGCATCGAACCAGACGTAGAAGACCTTGCCCTCCATGCCCTCCCAGGGCGCGCCCTCGAATTGCGCGGGTACGCCCCAGGCGAGGTCGCGGGTGATGCCGCGGTCTTGCAGCCCGTCGCCGTCGTTGAGCCATTTCTTCGCGATCGAGGTGGTCAGCACCGGCCAGTCGGCCTTGCTGTCGATCCAGGCGGCGAGCTTCTCCTTCATCGCCGATTGGCGCAGGAACAGGTGTTTGGTGTCGCGCATCTCGAGCTCGGTCGAGCCCGAGATCACCGAGCGCGGGTTGATCAGATCGACCGGGTCGAGCTGCTTGGTGCAATTGTCGCATTGGTCGCCGCGGGCCGAGTCATAGCCGCAGTTCGGGCAGGTGCCCTCGATGTAGCGATCCGGCAGGAAGCGCCCATCCGCGATGGAATACATCTGTTTTTCAACGACTTCGCGGATCAGCCCCTGATCGGCGAGCACCTTGGCGAAATGTTGGGTCAGCACCCGGTTCTGCGCCGAGGAGGAGCGGCCGAAATGGTCGAAGGAGAGCCGGAAGCCGCGCGCGATCCGGGCCTGAACGTCATGCATTTCGGCGCAATAGTCGGCGACGGGCTTGCCGGCCTTGGCGGCGGCGAGCTCGGCGGGGGTGCCGTGCTCATCGGTCGCGCAGATGAACATCACCTCATGGCCGCGCCCGCGCAGGTAGCGCGCGAAGAGGTCGGCGGGGAGCTGCGAGCCGACGAGGTTGCCCAGGTGCTTGATGCCGTTGATATAGGGGATTGCCGAAGTGATCAGATGCCGCGCCATTGTCCCGTCCTTCATCCTATTTTCCGGGGGTTTAGCGCGCTTGCGGCCGCATGGCCAGAGGCTTCGCGGCCTCTGGCGCAGGGTTCAGAACGGGCAGGGCGCGCCGTCATAGCCCTCGAAGCAGCCGCTCGTGGCCGGGCTGAGCGCGGCAAACCGTGCGGCGAGCCCCGCGGCCGATTGTTCGGGGGTGATCTCGGCGCCGGGCCCGCCCATCGCGGTCTGCACCCAGCCGGGGTGATAGATGCCGACCGAGATCCCGTCGGCCGCCAGATCACGCGCGAGGTTGCGCCCAAGGTTCAGCGCCGCCGCCTTCGAGGCGCGGTAGATATAGCTGCCGCCCGGGGCGTTCGCATCCGAGGCCATCGCCGAGGAGATGATCGCGATCTTGCCCTTCGCGGCGCGCAGGTTCGGCAAGAGCGCCTGAATGGTCAGGAAGACGCCGGTGACATTGGTGGCAAAGCCCTGCGCCCAGAGCGCGGCGCGATAGCCCTCGTCGAGCGTCTGGCCCTTGTCGGGGTAGATCCCGGCGTTGCACACCAAAAGCCCGATCGGCAGCCCGTTGAGCCGCCGCGCCAGCGCCTTGGCCGAGGCGGGCTCGGTCACATCGAGCGGCAAAAGTTCGCCCTGCGGGGCGCGCGCGGTGCCGAAAACGGCCGCGCCGGCGTCACGGTAATGCGCGTAAAGGGCCTCGCCGATGCCGCGGTTGGCCCCGGTGATCAGAATGGTCATGGCGTCCTCCCCTGCCTGTGGCACCCTCTCAGGATGCGCTTCGCCGCAGGAAGTTCAAGCGAAATCAGCGGCTTGGTTTAATTCACCTTGCGGGTGGGCAAAAACGGCAGCGGCAGGACCGGCACCCCCTCCTCCAGAAGCGCGCGCGCCTCCTCGGGGCGGGCCTCGCCATGGATCGCGCGCTCGGGCGCCGCGCCGGAATGCATCGCGCGCGCCTCGGCGGCGAAGTTCAGCCCGACATAATCGGAGTTCGCCTCGATCTCGCGGCGCATCGCGGCGAGCGCCTCCTCGACCTCGGTTTTCGGCGCAAGCGGCGCCTCGGTGGCGGCGCCTTGCGGGCGCAGCTGCGGGGTCATCAGCGCCTTCTCGACCCGCCCCGAGCCGCAAACCGCACAGCTCACCAACCCCTCCGCCGAGAGCGCCTCATAGGCGTCGGCGGATTTGAACCAGCTCTCGAAACTGTGGCCGGCATCGCATTTCAGCGTGTAACGGATCATCGGGCACCTGCGGGGAACTGCCCAAGAGATAGGCGAAATCAGCCCGATTGCAAGGCGCTCAACGCGCCAGCGCGCGCAAGAGCGCCGCGAGCTCGGGCTCGCGCACGAGCTTGGCGGCCTTCTGCACGCGGAACCATTTGCGCCGCCGCTGGCCCTTTTCCGGCCAATCGGCGGCGAGCCGCTCGACGCGCACCGGGTAGAGCTGCACCCGGCAGGGCATGGAAAGCCCGATCCCGAGCATCTTCTGATAGACGAAACTGCCCGTCGAGGGGCCGCCAAGCGCGCCGACCACGCCCGCTTCCTCCCAGGCCTCGATCACCGCCGCTTCGGCGCCCGATCGCCCCGGCATCGCCCAGCCCTTCGGCACCACCCAGCGCCCGGTATCGCGCGAGGTGATCAGCAAGACCTCCACCGCGCCCGCCTTGCGGCGGGTGCAGAGCGCGCCGAATTGAACCGGCTCGGCCCCTTCTGCGGCGCGCAGAAGAGCAAGTTTGTGCTCCATCTTCATGTCGGTGCCTGTTGGGCAAATCAGCGCTTAAGCGCCCTTGTTCGCCCTTCAATATAAGGCGATTGGGCGCTGCTTCTAGCCCCTTTCCGTAACGTCCGCATGACGGTTTCGCCGGATTTGTCAGATCTTTTCGAGAATCTCGCGCGCGAGCGCGTTCGGCCCGTCGTGCGAGCCAAGCGCGGCGAGCGCCGCCGAGGCCGCGCGGGCAAGCGTCGCCTGCTGGCGCGCGTCGAGCTCGATCAGCCGCGGCCCGAGCGCCTCGGGCGCCACCGCCCAGGCCCCGCCCGCCGCATCGAGCGCGCCAAAGGCCTCGGCGTGGTTCTCGACCGAGGGGCCGTGGACGAGCGCGCAGCCATAGGCGGCGGGCTCGAAGGGCGTGTGCCCGCCTTTGGGGGCAAAGGTGCCGCCGATGATGCAGATCCCGGCCGAGGCATACCAATTCGCCATCTCGCCCATCGTATCGGCGAGATAGACCGGCGCCTCGGGGGGCTCGCCGGCGGAGCGCTGCGCAAAGGCGAGCCCCGCCGCACGAATCGCGCCCGCGACCTCGGCGGCGCGGCGCGGGTGGCGCGGCGCGAGGATCAGCCGCAGCCCCGGCCGTGCGGCGCGGGCGCGGGCGAAGGCGCGCAGGATCAGCACCTCCTCGCCCGCATGGGTCGACGCCGCGAGCACCGTCGCGGCGCGCGGCCACTCCAGCACCTCGGCGGGCGCGGGCGCCGCTACGGCGGTCTTGAGGTTGAGCCGCGGCAGGCAGCGCTTCGCGGGCAGGCCGAGTGCGCGGAACTCGGCCTCCGAGGCCGGGTCTTGGGCGGAAAGCGCGGTGAGCGCCCGCATCATCCGCCGCCCGAGCCCGATCTTGCGCCAGCGCCGCGCCGAACGCGCCGAGATCCGCGCGCCGACCGCAAAGACCGGCACGCCCCGCGCCTGCGCCATCACGAGCCGGTTCGGCCAGAGCTCATTCTCGACCACGATCAGCGCCGCGGGCCGGTGGCGGGCAAGAAACCGCGTGAGCATCCAGCGCGCATCGAGCGGCGCGAGCCGTGCCTCGATCCGCAGCTCGGCCCAGCCTTGCGCCAGCGCGCGGGCGGTGAGGGTGTTGGTGGTGATCAAGAGCCGCCGCCCGGGCGCGCGCCGCAAGAGCGCCTCGATCAAGGGCCGCGCCGAGGCCAGCTCACCATTCGAGGCGGCATGGAGCCAAAGCGCGCCCGGCGCACTCGCCGCCCCGCCGCCGAGCCGCTCGGCCAGATCGGCGCGGCTCTCCACCCCGCGCAGGACGCGCCAGACGAGCCGCATCAGCAGAAGGGGCAAAGCAAGGGCGAGGAGAAGGCGATAGGGGAGCATCATCGGGCCGGGGGAGAAGTGGCGCCATCAAACCGGCGCGCCGCGGGGGATGCAAGGGCGAAAAGGCGGGGGGCGCTGCCCCCCGAACCCCCCGGCGTATTTTGGCCAAGAAGAAACGCAATGGGCTTCTTCTTGGCTCAAATACGCCTCTTTCAACGCCGGGATCAGCCCGCCGCCAGCCGTTTTTCGCGCGCGATCCGCATCGCTTTGTCGGAGGGCGCGATCAGCGTATAGAACATCGGCACCACGAAGAGGGTGAACATCGTGCCGATGATCAGGCCCGAGAACATCACGATCCCCATCGCCTCGCGCGCCGCCGCGCCCGCGCCTTCGGCGATCACCAGCGGGATCACCGCGAGCGCCATCGCCGCCGTGGTCATCAGGATCGGCCGCAGTCGCGTGCGCGCCGCGATCACGATCGCCTCGCGGCGGGTCTTGCCGTGTTCCTCGCGCTGCTGATTGGCGAATTCCACCATCAGGATCCCGTGTTTGGTGATCAGCCCGACGAGCGTGATCAGCCCCACCTGGCTATAGATGTTGAGCGTGCCGAGCCCGAGGTTGAGCGGCAAGATCGCGCCGAAGATCGTCAGCGGCACCGTCATCATGATGATGAACGGGTCGCGGAAGCTCTCGAATTGCGCGGCGAGCACGAGATAGATCACCAGCACGGCGGCGCCGAAGGCGATCAGGATCGTGTTGCCCTGGCTCACCTCGAGGCGCGACTGGCCCGAATAATCGAGGAAGAATCCCTCGGGCATCGTCTCCTGCGCGATCTTGACGATCTCCGCGAGCCCGTCGCCGGTCGATTGGCCGGGCAGCGGCAGCGCCGAGATGGTGGCGGAGTTGAGCTGGTTGAACTGCTCGATCGCGGCGGCGCGCACGCCGGTCTCGATCTTCACCACCGAGGAGAGCGGCACCATGTCGCCGGTCGCGGCGCGCACGAAATAGGAGCCGAGCTGTTCGGGGTTGGCGCGGAAGCTCTGCGGCACCTGGGTGATGATGTCGTAGCTGTTCGAATCGCGGTCGAACTGCGCGATCGAGGCGCCGCCGACGAGCAGGCCGAGCGTCGTGCCGATATCGGAGACCGGCACGTTCAGCGTCGCGGCCCGGTCGCGGTCGATCGTGACCCGCGCCTCGGGGGCGTCGAAGTTGAGCGAGTTCTGCACCACGATGAACTTGCCCGAGCGCTGCGCCTTCAGGCGGATCTCCTCGGCGACCTCGGAGACGCGGTCGGCGGAGTGGATCGACTGCAGCACCACCGAGATCGGCAGCCCGCCGCCGGTGCCCGGCAGGGTGGGCGGCGCGAAGGCAAAGCCCTTCAGCCCGGTCGATTTGTCGAGCGCGCCCTGGATCTCGGTCTGGATCTCCTTCTGGCTGCGGTCGCGATCGGCCCAGTCCTTGAGCGCCCAGATATGGATGCCCTGGCTGTCATCGCCGCCAAAGCCCGCGATCGAGAATTTCGTGCGCACCTCGGAGATGTCGTCCGTCGCGGCGCTGATCTGCTCGATATATTTCGCGGTATAATCCGAGGTCGCATAGCGCGGCCCGTTCAGGATCGCGAAGAGCGCGCCCTGATCTTCCTCGGGGGCGAGCTCGGTCGAGGTGCGGGTGAACATGAAGCCCATCACGCCGACCAGAACCACGATCACGAGGCCGGTGATGATCCGGTAATCGAGCGAGCCATCGACGCGCCGCTCATAGAAGCCCGCGATCTTGTCGAAGGTGCGGTCGACCCAGGCCTGGAAGCCCGAGCTGTGGCCCTCGATCAGGATCCGCCCCGACATCATCGGCGTGATGGTGAGCGCGATGATCCCCGACAGGATCACCGAGCCCGCCAGGGTGAAGGCGAACTCCTTGAAGAGCGCGCCGGTCAGCCCGCCGGTGAAGCCCAGCGGCGAGAGCACCGCGGCGAGCGTGATCGTCATCGCGATGACCGGGCCGGTGATCTCCTTCATCCCCTGCACCGCGGCCGGGATCGGCTTCATCCCGTCCTCGATATGGCGGTGGATGTTCTCCACCACCACGATCGCGTCATCGACCACGAGGCCGATCGCGAGCACCATGGCCAGAAGCGTCAGCAGGTTGATCGAATAGCCAAGCGCCAGCAGAACCGCCATCACCCCGATCAGCGAGAGCGGGATCGTGACGAGCGGCATCAGCACCGAGCGCAGCGAGCCGAGGAAGAGCAAGATCACCACGACCACGATCGCGACCGCTTCGGCGATGGTGTGGAACACTTCGTTGATCGAGGCCGAGATCGTCTCGGTCGAATCGTAGACGAGCTCGATCGTCATCCCCTCGGGCAGTGCGGAGTTGATCGCGGGGAGCTCCGCGACCACGGCCGCCGCCACGTCGAGCGGGTTCGCCGAAGGGGTGGGCGAGACGCCGATGAAGGTGCCGGTCTGGCCGTTGAAGGTCACGATCTCGCCCGATTCGTCCGAGGCGAGCTCGACGCGGGCGACATCGCGCAGCCGCACCACCGCATCGCCCTCCGCCCGCAGCGGCATCGCGCCGAAGGCCTCCGGGGTTTGCAAGGTGGATTTCAGCGTGATCGACTGGGCGTAGAAATC from the Rhodobacter xanthinilyticus genome contains:
- a CDS encoding 3-deoxy-D-manno-octulosonic acid transferase gives rise to the protein MLPYRLLLALALPLLLMRLVWRVLRGVESRADLAERLGGGAASAPGALWLHAASNGELASARPLIEALLRRAPGRRLLITTNTLTARALAQGWAELRIEARLAPLDARWMLTRFLARHRPAALIVVENELWPNRLVMAQARGVPVFAVGARISARSARRWRKIGLGRRMMRALTALSAQDPASEAEFRALGLPAKRCLPRLNLKTAVAAPAPAEVLEWPRAATVLAASTHAGEEVLILRAFARARAARPGLRLILAPRHPRRAAEVAGAIRAAGLAFAQRSAGEPPEAPVYLADTMGEMANWYASAGICIIGGTFAPKGGHTPFEPAAYGCALVHGPSVENHAEAFGALDAAGGAWAVAPEALGPRLIELDARQQATLARAASAALAALGSHDGPNALAREILEKI
- a CDS encoding efflux RND transporter permease subunit; this encodes MHFTELFIRRPVLSTVLGAFMLLLGIQAFFNLPVRQYPEVDETVVTITTTYPGAAPDLIQGFITAPIAAAVATTENIDYVTSSSRPSASVVSVNMRLGADPDVALTDVLAKVQQVRSTLPSDAKDPVIVKGTGRTFALLYLAALNPNMTPEQLTEYLERVIRPRMSTIPGVAEISIIGASNYAMRVWLDPDKLAARGVTAAEVYAAISASNFLSAPGSTENDFYAQSITLKSTLQTPEAFGAMPLRAEGDAVVRLRDVARVELASDESGEIVTFNGQTGTFIGVSPTPSANPLDVAAAVVAELPAINSALPEGMTIELVYDSTETISASINEVFHTIAEAVAIVVVVILLFLGSLRSVLMPLVTIPLSLIGVMAVLLALGYSINLLTLLAMVLAIGLVVDDAIVVVENIHRHIEDGMKPIPAAVQGMKEITGPVIAMTITLAAVLSPLGFTGGLTGALFKEFAFTLAGSVILSGIIALTITPMMSGRILIEGHSSGFQAWVDRTFDKIAGFYERRVDGSLDYRIITGLVIVVLVGVMGFMFTRTSTELAPEEDQGALFAILNGPRYATSDYTAKYIEQISAATDDISEVRTKFSIAGFGGDDSQGIHIWALKDWADRDRSQKEIQTEIQGALDKSTGLKGFAFAPPTLPGTGGGLPISVVLQSIHSADRVSEVAEEIRLKAQRSGKFIVVQNSLNFDAPEARVTIDRDRAATLNVPVSDIGTTLGLLVGGASIAQFDRDSNSYDIITQVPQSFRANPEQLGSYFVRAATGDMVPLSSVVKIETGVRAAAIEQFNQLNSATISALPLPGQSTGDGLAEIVKIAQETMPEGFFLDYSGQSRLEVSQGNTILIAFGAAVLVIYLVLAAQFESFRDPFIIMMTVPLTIFGAILPLNLGLGTLNIYSQVGLITLVGLITKHGILMVEFANQQREEHGKTRREAIVIAARTRLRPILMTTAAMALAVIPLVIAEGAGAAAREAMGIVMFSGLIIGTMFTLFVVPMFYTLIAPSDKAMRIAREKRLAAG